The genomic stretch AGATAACGGTGATCCAGGAGAACGTGAAACACCATATCAGCGAGGAGGAGGAGCATATCTTCCCCGAGATGCAGCAGAAGATGAGCAGCGCCGAACTCTTGAGTCTCGGCAGCAGTTACGAAGAGGCAAAGAAGAGCGCGATGCCGATGGCGGCACGCTGAGCAACCGGGTGAATGTGTCGGCACCTCTCTTTTTTGGCCGGGAACGTCCGGGCGAAACCGTTAAGTTCCTCTTCCCCTATTCTCCCCCGGACGGAGGACGCGTATGCCGCAGGTTCTTGAACTGATCCGGGAGGATCACGATCTCATCAGGGCGCTCTTCGACGAACTCGAGAGCAATCCCGAGACCCGGGACGTCCGGTGCATCACGCTGCGCCGGGAACTGCCGGGGCACATGCATGCGGAGGAGGTTACCCTGTATGCACATCTCCAGGACAGGGTTCCGGAGGAGATACGGCGGTCGCTCGACGAGCATAACGAGGTTCGTGCGGCGCTTGCGCGCTTCGAGAGAATCTCGCTCCAGGACGACGCCTGGTTGCCGGAGCTCCGTGAACTGAGGGAGGATGTGGAAGCGCACTTCACAACGGAGGAGCAGAGAGTCTTCGCCCTGGCGGAGCAGCACCTCAGCAGAGGCAACCTCTTTGAACTCACCGAGACATTCCAGCAGGAGAAAGAGGCGGCGGCACAGACTGCGGTGATGTGACCTGCCGGTGTTGCACAGTCACGATCAGAGCATCGCATCTGCGAACCCCTATCCCGGTCGCATGCGTGGAGGTCGGGTGTGAAAAGAACAGGCTGCCGGATGGACCCCATCCCGATCCGGCTGCAGAAGGTTTCCGGCACTGGTCTACCGACCGACGAAGAGGCGCCCTCGCGGGTACTGCACACCGTACAGGAAGAGCGGCGGTCCGGGTGTGTAGTGCGAACGAGAGCGTTTCGGAGCTCTGGCGGTCGGCCGGGACCGCTTCCAGACCCGGGCACCCTCCGGGGGTGGTTACCCCACGAGCAAGTTAATCAAATATACTCAACAAATACATAATGTTAAATAGTTTAGATATATATTATCAGTACGATGCCACCGTGCTTGCGGTGCATCATGAGATCGACGGAATGCAAGCGAGGAACCGGAATACCAGAGCAGCATCTCCCGCTGTTGAGAGGTCGACGAAGTAACGATCGCGCCCTGAAATTCTCTCCAAGCATCAACGTAATGAATCCACAGGGCACCCGGGAGAAGATGAGGGAAACGCACCGGGTAAACGTCGCCCGGGTGCTCTGGAGACGCCATGGAAGCCGGGCAGGATCGGCGTCGCCGGCCCTGCCCGACCAACTTTAACGCTGTTTTTGAAGAGACCCTGTGCGGGACCCGGGCTCTAACCGGCATCCGCATGCAGCATGCAGCATGCAGATGGCGGGCGGGCGCGTGAGCGCAACCGGACCTGCCCGGGTGCCGGTGGGCCGCCGCCCAGAACAATCACCTCATTACCATTACGGGAAAGTAAACATATTTTCATAACCCTTATCCACGCGGAGGTATGATTGAACTTCTATGGACGTTCTCATCACGAGCGGGAGGACGATCGCCCAGGGCAGAAAACTCTACTACAAAGACATGCCCGAATATTCCGATGAAACGGCACGCTGTTTCGTCAACCCGTTCGATCTCCTGGAACTCGGGGCCGCGGCAGGCGACTATCTTCTCCTCTCGACCGGCACGGGAGAAGAGGTGTTCAGTGCCACACCCTGCGACGATCTCGTCTCGGGAACCGTATTCATCCCCTGCGGGCCGCACGCAAATGCAATCCTGCACGCGACCACGCGGGGAACCGGTGCTCCGGATTACAAATGGCTGGAAGGGACGGTGACCCTGACCCGGAGGCCCCCGCGATCGGGCTGGGATATCCTCATCGAGGAGGGCGGTGCCGCATGCCCTCCGGTGCCGGCGCCCGTCGGCGGGGAAGACGGGGATCTCGTGACCATCCGCGATGTTGTCTGCCCGCTCTGCGGGTGCCTCTGCGACGACCTCGTCGTGAAGGTCGGGGGCGGGGCCGTCAGATCGGTCGATAACGCATGCTCGCTTGGTTCGGAGAAGTTCCTGTCGCAGAGCCGTCTCACGCACCCGATCTCGAACGATGGAGGTACCTGGAAAGCGATCGACTTCGAAGAGGCGATCCGCCGTACCGCGGAGGTCCTCGCCGACGCCGAACGGCCGCTCCTTTTTGGGTGGAGCGGGACGTCCGCGGAGGCGCAGTGCATCGGCATCCATATCGCCGAAGCGATCGGGGGCGTCATCGACAACTGTTCGTCGATCTGCCACGGCCCGTCAATCATGGGCATCCAGGAGGCAGGCCACCCGGGATGCACGCTCGGTGCGGTGAAGAACCGGGCCGACGTCGTGATCTACTGGGGCTCGAACCCCATCGAGTCGCACCCCCGCCAC from Methanoculleus chikugoensis encodes the following:
- a CDS encoding hemerythrin domain-containing protein; the encoded protein is MPQVLELIREDHDLIRALFDELESNPETRDVRCITLRRELPGHMHAEEVTLYAHLQDRVPEEIRRSLDEHNEVRAALARFERISLQDDAWLPELRELREDVEAHFTTEEQRVFALAEQHLSRGNLFELTETFQQEKEAAAQTAVM
- a CDS encoding formylmethanofuran dehydrogenase subunit B, encoding MDVLITSGRTIAQGRKLYYKDMPEYSDETARCFVNPFDLLELGAAAGDYLLLSTGTGEEVFSATPCDDLVSGTVFIPCGPHANAILHATTRGTGAPDYKWLEGTVTLTRRPPRSGWDILIEEGGAACPPVPAPVGGEDGDLVTIRDVVCPLCGCLCDDLVVKVGGGAVRSVDNACSLGSEKFLSQSRLTHPISNDGGTWKAIDFEEAIRRTAEVLADAERPLLFGWSGTSAEAQCIGIHIAEAIGGVIDNCSSICHGPSIMGIQEAGHPGCTLGAVKNRADVVIYWGSNPIESHPRHLSRYTTFVNGKYRDNGHHDRTLVVVDIRETDTAKIADEFIRVKPGADYAVFSALRAILRGHADILPATVGGVLRERLIWLADLCRNTRFGALFTGIGLTQSPGRYKNVRNAIQLVDELNRHTKFTLTPMRGHWNVNGTNQTFSYLTGYPYGVDFSRGTPYYNPGETTAVDLLRRGEADACLIIGADPGAHLPRRCNEHLATIPTIVIDPFVSLSTSFADLHIPVACVGIDCEGTGYRMDSVPIRMKKVLSSGLPTDEEVLSEILSRVRERRQPYGVTVPKTPSSEAPPIA